From the genome of Candidatus Hydrogenedentota bacterium, one region includes:
- the uvrB gene encoding excinuclease ABC subunit UvrB, with the protein MDGEPFRIASGYAPAGDQPEAIEALVRGLGEGRAAQVLLGVTGSGKTFTIANVIERIQRPALVLAHNKILAAQLYGEFKALFPDNAVEYFVSYYDYYQPEAYIPTTDTYIEKDSAINDEIDKMRHAATRAVLTRRDVIVVASVSCIYGIGAPETYRQLSVELAPGDALSRDALVAGLVEMQYQRNDVDFHRGTFRVRGDVVDVFPAYETDRAVRVEFFGDGIEALSEVDPLRGVVLRKLRRTAVFPGSHYAATRATMEAAAETIRAELEERLRELRGAGQELYAQRLEQRTRYDLEMLLETGYCSGIENYSRHLDGRAPGVPPHTLISYFPDDFLLVVDESHMSIPQVGAMFKGDRSRKDKLVEYGFRLPCARDNRPLTFEEFEGRVGQVIYVSATPADYELREAGGEVVEQVVRPTGLTDPEVEVRPAKGQVDDLLAEIRARADKGERVLVTTLTKRMAEDLTEYYHELGVRVRYMHADTETLERIELVRDLRQGAYDVLVGINLLREGLDLPEVSLVAILDADKEGYLRSRTSLIQTCGRAARNVRGRVIMYADTVTGSMERAMGEMARRRKKQIAYNKKHGITPRSIEKAIPDLLGSIHERDYVTVPRAAEEPDLYLPSEDLRKTIGLLRKKMRQAADKMDFEQAAVYRDRITALERRIIEEGL; encoded by the coding sequence ATGGACGGGGAGCCCTTCCGGATCGCGTCGGGCTACGCGCCCGCGGGGGACCAGCCGGAGGCCATCGAGGCGCTGGTGCGCGGGCTGGGCGAGGGGCGCGCCGCGCAGGTGCTGCTCGGCGTCACCGGCTCCGGCAAGACCTTCACCATCGCGAACGTCATCGAGCGGATCCAGCGGCCCGCGCTGGTGCTGGCGCACAACAAAATCCTGGCCGCGCAGCTCTATGGGGAGTTCAAGGCCCTCTTCCCGGACAATGCGGTCGAGTATTTCGTCAGCTACTACGACTACTACCAGCCCGAGGCCTACATCCCCACCACGGACACGTATATCGAGAAGGACTCGGCGATCAACGACGAGATTGACAAGATGCGCCACGCCGCCACGCGGGCCGTCCTCACGCGGCGCGACGTCATCGTCGTGGCCAGCGTGTCCTGCATCTACGGCATCGGCGCGCCCGAGACCTACCGGCAGCTGAGCGTGGAACTGGCCCCGGGCGACGCGCTGTCCCGCGACGCCCTGGTGGCGGGGCTCGTGGAGATGCAGTACCAGCGCAACGACGTGGACTTCCACCGCGGCACCTTCCGCGTGCGCGGCGACGTCGTGGACGTGTTCCCGGCCTACGAGACAGACCGGGCGGTGCGCGTGGAGTTCTTCGGCGACGGGATCGAGGCGCTCTCGGAGGTGGACCCGCTGCGGGGCGTGGTCCTGCGGAAGCTCCGCCGGACGGCGGTGTTTCCGGGCTCCCATTACGCGGCCACCCGGGCCACCATGGAGGCGGCGGCGGAGACCATCCGCGCGGAGCTGGAGGAGCGGCTGCGGGAACTGCGCGGGGCGGGCCAGGAGCTCTACGCCCAGCGGCTGGAGCAGCGCACGCGCTATGACCTGGAGATGCTGCTGGAGACGGGATACTGCTCGGGCATTGAGAACTACTCGCGCCATCTGGACGGCCGCGCGCCGGGCGTGCCGCCCCACACCCTCATCAGCTACTTCCCCGACGACTTCCTGCTCGTGGTGGACGAGAGCCACATGAGCATTCCGCAGGTGGGCGCCATGTTCAAGGGTGACCGCTCGCGCAAGGACAAGCTGGTGGAGTACGGGTTCCGCCTGCCCTGCGCGCGGGACAACCGCCCCCTCACCTTTGAGGAGTTCGAGGGGCGCGTCGGCCAGGTCATCTATGTGAGCGCGACCCCGGCGGACTACGAGCTGCGGGAGGCGGGCGGCGAGGTGGTGGAGCAGGTGGTGCGGCCGACGGGCCTCACGGACCCGGAGGTCGAGGTGCGCCCCGCGAAGGGGCAGGTGGACGACCTGCTGGCGGAAATCCGCGCGCGGGCGGACAAGGGCGAGCGCGTGCTGGTCACCACACTGACGAAGCGGATGGCGGAGGACCTGACGGAGTACTACCACGAGCTGGGGGTGCGCGTGCGCTACATGCACGCGGACACGGAGACCCTGGAGCGCATCGAGCTGGTGCGCGACCTGCGCCAGGGCGCCTACGACGTGCTGGTCGGCATCAACCTCCTGCGCGAGGGGCTCGACCTGCCGGAGGTGTCGCTGGTGGCCATCCTCGACGCGGACAAGGAGGGGTACCTGCGCTCGCGCACGAGCCTGATCCAGACCTGCGGCCGCGCCGCGCGCAACGTCCGCGGCCGCGTCATCATGTACGCCGACACCGTCACGGGCTCCATGGAGCGCGCCATGGGCGAAATGGCCCGCCGCCGGAAGAAGCAAATCGCCTACAACAAGAAGCACGGCATCACCCCGCGCTCCATTGAGAAGGCCATCCCCGACCTCCTCGGCTCCATCCACGAGCGCGACTATGTCACCGTGCCGCGCGCCGCCGAGGAGCCCGACCTGTATCTGCCCTCGGAGGACCTGCGCAAGACCATCGGCCTCCTGCGGAAGAAGATGAGGCAGGCGGCGGACAAGATGGACTTCGAGCAGGCGGCGGTCTACCGCGACCGCATCACGGCGCTGGAGCGCCGGATCATCGAGGAGGGGCTGTAG
- a CDS encoding radical SAM protein, which translates to MSFVQEMAAWPKERVRDLVDGASARDVEAALGRETRTPRDLAALLSPAALPYLEPMAREAHRLTRWHFGRTISLYAPIYLSNLCSADCVYCGYAARSHSHEKRTTLTPEETDAECRALAAMGYRNVLLLTGEAPHIVPPAKIAEACAVARRHFAGVSVEIYAMDQPDYALLVESGLEGVTLYQETYDRGLYARVHLLGQKRNYEYRLDSLERAGRAGARRITVGALLGLGEWPAEAFWTALHARHLQKACWTSAVGVSFPRLRHTPPRFQIAHPLGDAELVQTILATRLFLPEAGFNLS; encoded by the coding sequence ATGAGTTTTGTGCAGGAAATGGCCGCCTGGCCGAAGGAGCGCGTCCGCGACCTCGTGGACGGCGCGTCCGCCCGCGATGTGGAGGCCGCCCTGGGCCGCGAGACACGCACGCCCCGCGACCTGGCCGCCCTCCTCTCCCCCGCCGCCCTCCCCTATCTGGAGCCCATGGCCCGCGAGGCGCACCGCCTCACCCGGTGGCATTTCGGGCGCACCATCTCGCTCTACGCCCCCATCTACCTCTCCAACCTCTGCTCCGCCGACTGCGTCTACTGCGGCTACGCCGCCCGGTCGCACTCCCACGAGAAGCGCACCACCCTGACGCCGGAGGAGACGGACGCCGAATGCCGCGCTTTGGCGGCCATGGGTTACCGCAACGTGCTCCTGCTCACGGGCGAGGCGCCCCACATCGTGCCGCCCGCCAAAATCGCGGAGGCCTGCGCCGTCGCCCGCCGCCACTTCGCCGGCGTGTCCGTCGAGATCTACGCCATGGACCAGCCCGACTACGCGCTCCTGGTCGAAAGCGGGCTCGAGGGCGTCACGCTCTACCAGGAAACCTACGACCGCGGCCTGTACGCCCGGGTGCATCTCCTCGGGCAGAAAAGGAACTACGAATACCGGCTCGACTCCCTCGAGCGCGCCGGACGCGCGGGCGCGCGCCGCATCACCGTCGGCGCGCTCCTCGGACTGGGCGAATGGCCCGCCGAGGCCTTCTGGACCGCCCTCCACGCGCGCCACCTGCAAAAGGCCTGCTGGACCAGCGCCGTCGGCGTGTCCTTCCCCCGGCTGCGCCACACCCCGCCCCGGTTCCAGATCGCCCACCCCCTCGGCGACGCAGAACTCGTCCAGACGATTCTCGCCACCCGCCTCTTCCTGCCCGAGGCCGGGTTCAACCTCAGC
- a CDS encoding bifunctional (p)ppGpp synthetase/guanosine-3',5'-bis(diphosphate) 3'-pyrophosphohydrolase, with product MPGRSLYARLIKRLKRTFPDADLEVVRKAYRMSADGHLGQQRASGEAYITHPVNVALILAEMGLDPVTCAAALLHDLLEDTKTPRAAVEAEFGEAVARVVEGVTKITRLNFREDSEALENRQAQNIRKLLVATTQDLRVLLIKLADRLHNMRTLEFLPEEKRVSIARETMDIYAPLAHRLGISEWRWELEDHAFHVLDPESYKEVAKAVSMKRREREIYLRQTIALLDRKLAEVDIPARVIGRPKHLFSIHEKIKSQNKDFSQVYDVLGVRIITQSEGACYSALGVVHSLWPPLPDRVKDYVAVPKENMYQAIHTTVVRENGRPMEVQIRSEAMDRVAREGVAAHWVYKEGGRDDALDARLIWLRRLHDWLKDEDIGDGLMDSMRQEINPRSYVYVYTPKGDVIELPEGATPLDLAYHVHSHVGHHCLGARVNEKMVSLRYNLQNGDVVEILTSKNQEPHRDWLDLVITGRARTRIRQRLRELGELPPIEEAKKPEARLRTAHHPGRVPVRPETVREVDDATRHKLIRIEGHKGMAVQFAKCCNPMPGHRIAGYVTRNPGISVHRVDCRSFLRTAQDPKRVVDAAWEGDSAFVATLCLVTRRRPNLLADITNVLRPMNIDITGAHFAMQTEDRSDFVFSFETPDDKTITRVLQTALTVPGVFDARQVEVRALPAGPGRSGTLGG from the coding sequence ATGCCGGGGCGCAGTCTATACGCGAGGCTAATCAAGCGGCTTAAGCGCACCTTTCCGGACGCCGATCTGGAGGTGGTGCGCAAGGCCTACCGGATGTCCGCGGACGGGCATCTGGGGCAGCAGCGCGCCTCGGGGGAGGCCTACATCACGCACCCGGTGAACGTGGCGCTGATCCTTGCGGAGATGGGGCTGGACCCGGTGACCTGCGCGGCGGCGCTGCTGCACGACCTGCTGGAGGACACGAAGACCCCGCGGGCGGCGGTGGAGGCGGAGTTCGGCGAGGCGGTGGCCCGGGTGGTGGAGGGGGTGACGAAGATCACGCGGCTGAATTTCCGGGAGGACTCCGAGGCCCTCGAAAACCGCCAGGCGCAGAACATCCGGAAACTGCTGGTGGCCACGACGCAGGATCTCCGGGTGCTCCTGATCAAGCTGGCGGACCGGCTGCACAACATGCGGACGCTGGAGTTCCTGCCGGAGGAGAAGCGGGTCTCCATCGCGCGGGAAACCATGGACATCTACGCGCCCCTGGCGCACCGGCTCGGCATCTCGGAGTGGCGGTGGGAGCTGGAGGACCACGCGTTCCACGTCCTGGACCCGGAGTCGTACAAGGAGGTGGCGAAGGCGGTCTCCATGAAGCGCCGGGAGCGGGAGATCTACCTGCGGCAGACCATCGCGCTTCTGGACAGGAAGCTGGCGGAGGTGGACATCCCCGCGCGGGTCATCGGGCGGCCCAAGCACCTGTTCAGCATCCACGAGAAGATCAAGAGCCAGAACAAGGACTTCTCGCAGGTCTACGACGTGCTCGGGGTGCGCATCATCACGCAGTCGGAGGGGGCGTGCTACAGCGCCCTGGGCGTGGTCCACTCCCTGTGGCCGCCCCTGCCGGACCGGGTGAAGGACTATGTGGCGGTGCCGAAGGAGAACATGTACCAGGCCATCCACACGACGGTGGTGCGGGAGAACGGCCGCCCGATGGAGGTGCAGATCCGGTCGGAGGCGATGGACCGGGTCGCCCGCGAGGGGGTGGCGGCGCACTGGGTGTACAAGGAGGGCGGCCGCGACGACGCGCTGGACGCGCGGCTGATCTGGCTGCGCCGCCTGCACGACTGGCTGAAGGACGAGGACATCGGCGACGGGCTGATGGACAGCATGCGGCAGGAGATCAACCCGCGCTCGTATGTGTACGTCTACACGCCCAAGGGCGACGTGATCGAGCTGCCGGAGGGGGCCACGCCCCTCGACCTGGCCTACCACGTCCACTCCCATGTCGGCCACCACTGCCTGGGCGCGCGGGTGAACGAGAAGATGGTGTCGCTGCGCTACAACCTGCAGAACGGCGACGTGGTGGAGATCCTGACGTCGAAGAACCAGGAGCCGCACCGCGACTGGCTGGACCTGGTGATCACGGGGCGCGCGCGCACGCGCATCCGCCAGCGGCTGCGCGAGCTGGGCGAGCTGCCCCCCATCGAGGAGGCAAAGAAACCGGAGGCACGCCTGCGGACGGCGCACCATCCCGGACGCGTCCCCGTGCGGCCGGAGACGGTGCGCGAGGTGGACGACGCCACGCGGCACAAGCTGATCCGCATCGAGGGGCACAAGGGGATGGCGGTGCAGTTCGCGAAATGCTGCAACCCCATGCCGGGGCACCGCATTGCGGGCTATGTCACGCGGAACCCGGGCATCTCGGTGCACCGGGTGGACTGCCGCAGTTTTCTGCGGACCGCGCAGGACCCCAAACGGGTCGTGGACGCGGCGTGGGAGGGCGACAGCGCCTTTGTGGCGACGCTGTGCCTCGTGACGCGCCGTCGGCCCAACCTGCTGGCGGACATCACCAACGTGCTGCGCCCCATGAACATAGACATCACGGGGGCGCACTTCGCCATGCAGACGGAGGACCGCAGCGACTTCGTGTTCTCCTTCGAGACGCCGGACGACAAGACCATCACGCGGGTGCTCCAGACCGCCCTGACCGTGCCGGGTGTCTTTGACGCGCGGCAGGTGGAGGTGAGGGCACTGCCCGCCGGACCGGGCCGGTCCGGGACCCTGGGCGGGTGA
- a CDS encoding DUF4838 domain-containing protein translates to MRTLTRTFAACLAAALPLAALLTGCETLSMPQMMLPGPDKPAPVPAVTLAENGAAKTAIVVPADAPPSTRYAAEELQRFLGEMTGAAFEVIPDTAPQRASEIVLGRSARLERLGVSIDFPALGNEGYVLMTTGKHLVIAGGEPRGTLYGVYGLLEDHLGCRWFTPEVSHIPRAETLAVSKLDEVRIPVLEYREPFVYECFDGDWAARNRANGNTARLEEKHGGKVVYHGFVHTFDQLVPPEKYFDEHPEYFSLIDGARKKERTQLCCTNEDVVRIVTEGVRGWMRANPGATVFSVSQNDWYNFCQCGKCTALAEAEGSQIAPVLQLVNSVARAVRDEFPDKAVDTLAYQYTRKPPKTMRPEPNVIIRLCSIECDFSHPFDERATKENAAFADDLNEWAKVANRLWVWNYDTSFSNYLTPFPNLKVRGPNIRYMIANNVRGIFEQDVYTTPHGEFSALSGYVGAKLLWNPDYDTDKAVNEFLLGVYGDAAAPLRLYLDLIHEAVADPKTNMGIWIGPDVKWLTDDLLARADELMDMAEEAVADQPEALERVRIARLSTDFAIIERMRARATDAYAFDHKKNAVTMRPEFKARVDRFFSVAERNGLVAIREGGGALGEYKKMILDSFSGEKVYELRKAAPAAKTAPGLKWAYYNRTLNDLPDFSTLKPDTTGVSSRVDLSKSPTKDGFALRFEGYLKAPENGLYSLALRSNDGSRLYLGGELLIDNGGLHKAETKTAFAALEKGLHPVVVEYFESGGEETLSLFWSGPGIKHTGVPADALVHAE, encoded by the coding sequence ATGCGAACCCTCACGCGCACCTTTGCGGCCTGCCTGGCCGCCGCCCTGCCGCTTGCGGCGCTGCTCACGGGATGCGAGACCCTCTCCATGCCGCAAATGATGCTGCCGGGGCCGGACAAGCCGGCCCCCGTCCCCGCCGTCACCCTGGCCGAGAACGGCGCGGCGAAGACGGCCATCGTGGTGCCCGCCGACGCGCCGCCGAGCACGCGGTACGCGGCGGAGGAGCTTCAGCGTTTCCTCGGCGAGATGACCGGGGCGGCCTTTGAGGTGATCCCGGACACGGCGCCGCAGCGCGCGTCGGAGATCGTTCTGGGCCGCAGCGCCCGGCTGGAGCGCCTCGGCGTCTCCATTGACTTCCCCGCCCTGGGGAACGAGGGCTATGTGCTGATGACCACGGGGAAGCACCTGGTCATCGCGGGCGGCGAGCCGCGCGGCACGCTGTACGGCGTGTACGGCCTGCTGGAGGACCACCTGGGCTGCCGCTGGTTCACCCCGGAGGTCAGCCACATCCCCCGCGCGGAGACGCTGGCGGTCTCCAAGCTGGACGAGGTCCGCATCCCGGTGCTGGAGTACCGCGAGCCCTTCGTGTACGAGTGCTTCGACGGCGACTGGGCCGCCCGCAACCGCGCCAACGGCAACACCGCCCGGCTGGAGGAGAAGCACGGCGGCAAGGTTGTCTACCACGGTTTCGTGCACACCTTCGACCAGCTGGTACCGCCGGAGAAGTACTTCGACGAGCACCCCGAGTATTTCTCCCTCATTGACGGCGCGCGAAAAAAGGAGCGCACGCAGCTCTGCTGCACCAACGAGGACGTGGTCCGCATCGTGACGGAGGGGGTGCGGGGCTGGATGCGCGCGAACCCCGGCGCCACGGTGTTCAGCGTCTCGCAGAACGACTGGTACAACTTCTGCCAGTGCGGCAAGTGCACCGCCCTGGCCGAGGCGGAGGGGTCCCAGATCGCCCCGGTGCTCCAGCTGGTGAACAGCGTGGCGCGGGCCGTGCGCGACGAGTTCCCGGACAAGGCGGTGGACACGCTGGCCTACCAGTACACGCGCAAGCCCCCGAAGACCATGCGGCCGGAGCCGAACGTGATCATCCGCCTGTGCAGCATAGAGTGCGACTTCTCCCACCCCTTCGACGAGCGCGCCACGAAGGAGAACGCCGCCTTCGCCGACGACCTTAATGAATGGGCGAAGGTCGCGAACCGCCTGTGGGTGTGGAACTACGACACGTCGTTCTCCAACTACCTGACGCCCTTCCCCAACCTGAAAGTGCGCGGCCCGAACATCCGCTACATGATCGCCAACAACGTGCGCGGCATCTTCGAGCAGGACGTGTACACAACGCCGCACGGCGAGTTCTCCGCCCTGAGCGGCTATGTGGGCGCGAAGCTCCTCTGGAACCCCGACTACGACACGGACAAGGCGGTGAACGAATTCCTGCTGGGGGTTTACGGCGACGCCGCCGCCCCCCTGCGGCTCTACCTCGACCTGATCCATGAGGCGGTCGCAGACCCGAAGACCAACATGGGCATCTGGATCGGGCCGGACGTCAAGTGGCTCACGGACGACCTGCTGGCGCGGGCGGACGAGCTGATGGACATGGCGGAGGAGGCCGTGGCGGATCAGCCGGAGGCGCTGGAGCGGGTCAGGATCGCGCGGCTGAGCACGGATTTCGCAATCATCGAGCGCATGCGCGCCCGGGCCACGGACGCCTACGCCTTCGACCACAAGAAGAACGCGGTCACCATGCGGCCGGAGTTCAAAGCCCGCGTGGACCGCTTTTTCTCCGTGGCCGAGCGCAACGGACTGGTGGCGATCCGCGAGGGCGGCGGCGCCCTGGGCGAGTACAAAAAGATGATCCTCGACTCGTTCTCCGGCGAGAAGGTCTACGAGCTGCGGAAGGCGGCGCCGGCGGCAAAGACCGCGCCGGGGTTGAAATGGGCGTATTACAACAGGACCCTGAACGACCTCCCCGACTTCTCCACGCTGAAGCCCGACACCACGGGCGTCTCCAGCCGTGTGGACCTGTCGAAATCGCCGACCAAGGACGGCTTTGCCCTGCGATTTGAGGGGTATCTGAAGGCGCCGGAGAACGGGCTCTATTCGCTGGCCCTCCGGTCGAACGACGGCAGCCGCCTGTACCTCGGCGGCGAACTGCTCATCGACAACGGCGGCCTGCACAAGGCGGAGACGAAGACGGCCTTCGCCGCCCTGGAAAAGGGGCTGCACCCCGTTGTCGTCGAGTATTTCGAGAGCGGCGGCGAGGAGACCCTCAGCCTCTTCTGGTCCGGGCCGGGAATCAAGCACACCGGCGTGCCTGCGGACGCCCTCGTCCACGCCGAGTAG
- a CDS encoding thiazole synthase, with the protein MNPDTQNDALVIAGRRFSSRLMIGTGKFPAAAALRAAIAASGADIVTVALRRVDLGSPEAEGILSAIDPEKQLILPNTSGARTAEEAVRLARMARAGGMPPWIKLELTPEPRFLLPDPVETLKAAEILVKDGFTVLPYIQADPMLAKRLEELGTATVMPLGAPIGSNRGIRTRDMIRIIIEQSNVPVVVDAGLGAPSHAAEAMEMGADAVLVNTALSDASDHAAMARAFALAVEAGRMAWRAGLGPERAGAEASSPLTGFLHPAP; encoded by the coding sequence ATGAATCCTGACACCCAAAACGACGCCCTGGTCATCGCCGGGCGGCGCTTCTCCTCCCGGCTGATGATCGGCACGGGCAAGTTCCCCGCCGCCGCCGCCCTGCGCGCGGCCATCGCGGCCAGCGGCGCGGACATCGTGACCGTCGCCCTGCGGCGCGTGGACCTGGGCTCGCCGGAGGCCGAGGGCATCCTCTCGGCCATTGACCCGGAAAAGCAGCTCATCCTGCCGAACACCAGCGGCGCGCGCACGGCGGAGGAGGCGGTGCGGCTGGCGCGCATGGCCCGGGCCGGCGGCATGCCGCCGTGGATCAAGCTGGAGCTGACCCCCGAGCCGCGCTTTCTCCTGCCGGACCCCGTGGAGACCCTGAAGGCCGCCGAAATCCTCGTGAAGGACGGGTTCACCGTGCTGCCCTACATCCAGGCGGACCCCATGCTGGCGAAGCGGCTGGAGGAGCTGGGCACCGCCACCGTCATGCCGCTCGGCGCGCCCATCGGCAGCAACCGGGGCATCCGCACCCGCGACATGATCCGCATCATCATTGAACAGTCCAATGTCCCCGTGGTGGTGGACGCCGGGCTCGGGGCGCCGTCCCACGCCGCGGAGGCCATGGAGATGGGCGCCGACGCCGTGCTGGTGAACACCGCCCTCTCCGACGCGTCGGACCACGCCGCCATGGCGCGGGCCTTCGCCCTGGCCGTGGAGGCGGGCCGCATGGCCTGGCGCGCGGGCCTCGGCCCGGAGCGCGCCGGTGCCGAGGCGTCGTCCCCCCTCACCGGCTTCCTGCATCCGGCACCTTGA